One window of Flavobacterium ammonificans genomic DNA carries:
- a CDS encoding isopenicillin N synthase family dioxygenase, whose translation MQKIPSVDLRDFLSDDPTRKQKFVNEIGRAYEDIGFVALKGHFLDDQLVENLYSEVRSFFSLPLETKSKYEIPGIGGQRGYVSFGKEHAKGRSAGDLKEFWHFGQYVSDDSKYANEYPKNVTVNELANFNSTGKEAYQMLEKTGIYVLRALALHIGLDEFYFDNFIKDGNSILRPIHYPPITDEPKDGAVRAAAHGDINLITLLMGAQGKGLQVQNHNGDWIDAMAQPDELMINVGDMLSRHTNNKLKSTIHQVVNPPRELWGTSRYSIPFFMHPVSDMPLNCLEQCIDATHPKQFDDITAGEYLNERLVELGLIKK comes from the coding sequence ATGCAAAAAATTCCTAGTGTTGACTTGCGTGATTTCCTGTCGGATGATCCGACACGTAAACAAAAATTTGTAAATGAAATCGGAAGAGCCTATGAAGATATTGGCTTCGTAGCACTAAAAGGTCATTTTTTAGATGATCAATTAGTAGAAAATCTATACAGTGAAGTGCGAAGTTTCTTTTCGTTACCACTAGAAACCAAATCAAAATATGAAATTCCAGGAATTGGAGGTCAAAGAGGCTATGTTTCTTTTGGAAAAGAACATGCTAAAGGTCGTTCTGCTGGAGATTTAAAAGAGTTTTGGCATTTTGGGCAATACGTAAGTGACGATTCAAAGTACGCTAACGAATATCCTAAAAATGTTACAGTTAACGAATTGGCTAATTTCAATTCAACTGGAAAAGAAGCGTATCAAATGCTTGAAAAAACAGGTATATATGTTTTAAGAGCATTGGCTTTACACATAGGATTAGATGAATTTTATTTCGATAATTTTATCAAAGACGGAAACAGTATTCTTCGACCAATCCACTACCCTCCTATAACCGACGAACCTAAAGACGGTGCAGTTCGTGCTGCAGCTCATGGAGACATCAACTTGATTACGCTTTTAATGGGTGCTCAAGGAAAAGGATTACAAGTACAAAATCATAACGGAGATTGGATTGATGCTATGGCACAGCCTGACGAGTTAATGATTAATGTGGGGGATATGTTATCAAGACATACCAACAACAAATTAAAATCGACCATTCATCAAGTAGTAAATCCACCAAGAGAATTGTGGGGAACTTCTCGTTATTCTATTCCGTTTTTCATGCATCCTGTTAGCGATATGCCGCTGAATTGTTTGGAACAATGCATTGATGCAACACATCCAAAACAATTTGATGACATTACAGCTGGCGAATATTTGAATGAACGATTAGTGGAATTAGGATTGATTAAGAAATAG
- a CDS encoding alpha-ketoacid dehydrogenase subunit alpha/beta, which translates to MKFNRGTLGDNQLLELYKSILKPRMIEEKMLVLIRQGKVSKWFSGIGQEAISVGITAALDQDEYILPMHRNLGVFTSRNIPLYRLFSQWQGKANGFTKGRDRSFHFGSQQYKIIGMISHLGPQLGVADGIALANKLSNNGKITAVFTGEGATSEGDFHEALNVASVWDLPVLFVIENNGYGLSTPTNEQYRCENLADKGIGYGMESYIVDGNNVLEVYHLISDLKKSMETHPRPILLEFKTFRMRGHEEASGVKYVPKELLDLWEEKDPVENFKKYLIQLNILTESIDLEITSHFKKEIDESWAIVNSEPDIEAFYSDELDDVYKGYDFELINANSNVSNIRFIDAISSSLKQSMQRHDNLVIMGQDIAEYGGAFKITDGFVPLFGKDRVRNTPICESIIVSAGMGLSINGYKSVVEMQFADFVSTGFNPIVNLLAKSHYRWLEKADVVIRMPCGAGTQAGPFHSQTNEAWFTKTPGLKVVYPAFPYDAKGLLNTAINDPNPVLFFEHKKLYRSIYQDVPDEYYTLPFGKAALVKEGEAVTIISFGAAVHWALETLEKHTDLSVDLIDLRTLQPLDTATIFDSVKKTGKAIIYQEDSLFGSISSDISALIMENCFEYLDAPVVRVASLESPIPFTKALEDQYLPLGRFEKALLDLIAY; encoded by the coding sequence ATGAAATTTAATAGAGGTACGTTAGGAGACAATCAATTACTTGAACTTTATAAAAGTATTCTAAAGCCACGAATGATTGAAGAAAAAATGTTGGTGCTCATTCGTCAAGGAAAAGTATCAAAATGGTTTTCTGGAATTGGTCAAGAAGCAATATCTGTAGGAATTACAGCAGCTTTAGATCAAGACGAATACATTCTACCAATGCACAGAAATCTTGGGGTTTTTACCTCACGAAACATCCCCTTGTACCGATTGTTTTCGCAATGGCAAGGAAAAGCAAATGGGTTTACCAAAGGAAGAGATAGAAGTTTTCATTTTGGAAGCCAGCAGTATAAAATTATAGGAATGATATCTCATTTAGGTCCGCAATTAGGAGTTGCTGATGGGATAGCTTTAGCTAATAAATTGTCCAATAATGGTAAAATTACCGCTGTTTTTACAGGCGAAGGTGCTACTTCAGAAGGTGATTTTCATGAAGCTTTAAATGTTGCATCTGTTTGGGATTTACCCGTTCTTTTTGTAATTGAGAATAATGGATATGGCTTGTCAACACCAACTAATGAGCAATATCGTTGTGAGAATTTAGCCGATAAAGGAATTGGTTACGGAATGGAAAGTTATATTGTAGATGGAAATAATGTACTTGAGGTGTATCATTTAATTTCAGATTTAAAGAAATCAATGGAGACTCATCCTCGTCCAATTCTACTTGAATTTAAGACATTCAGAATGAGGGGGCATGAAGAGGCAAGTGGAGTTAAGTACGTTCCGAAAGAATTACTGGATTTATGGGAAGAAAAAGATCCTGTTGAAAATTTTAAAAAGTATTTAATACAGTTAAATATTTTAACTGAAAGCATTGATTTAGAAATTACATCCCATTTTAAAAAAGAGATTGATGAAAGTTGGGCTATTGTAAATAGCGAACCTGATATAGAGGCATTTTATAGTGATGAGCTAGATGATGTGTATAAAGGGTATGATTTTGAGTTAATTAATGCTAATTCAAATGTTTCAAATATACGTTTTATTGATGCGATAAGTAGCAGTCTTAAACAATCTATGCAGCGCCATGATAATCTAGTTATTATGGGGCAAGACATTGCAGAATATGGTGGGGCATTTAAAATAACAGATGGTTTTGTACCACTTTTTGGAAAAGATAGGGTTCGAAATACCCCAATTTGCGAAAGTATTATTGTCTCTGCTGGGATGGGATTATCTATTAATGGATATAAATCTGTAGTAGAAATGCAGTTTGCTGATTTTGTATCCACAGGATTTAATCCTATAGTCAACTTATTGGCTAAATCACATTATCGTTGGCTTGAAAAAGCTGATGTAGTTATACGAATGCCTTGTGGTGCTGGAACTCAAGCCGGACCTTTTCACTCTCAAACTAATGAAGCTTGGTTTACTAAAACCCCTGGATTAAAAGTAGTTTATCCAGCTTTTCCGTATGACGCAAAGGGGTTATTAAATACTGCTATTAACGATCCAAATCCAGTTTTGTTTTTTGAACACAAGAAATTATATCGTAGCATTTATCAGGATGTACCTGATGAGTATTATACACTACCATTTGGAAAAGCGGCACTTGTGAAAGAAGGAGAAGCGGTAACTATAATTTCTTTTGGTGCTGCTGTCCATTGGGCATTGGAAACATTAGAAAAACACACTGACCTTTCAGTAGATTTGATTGATTTGAGAACGCTTCAACCTCTAGATACTGCAACTATATTTGATTCTGTTAAAAAAACGGGTAAGGCAATTATTTATCAAGAAGACTCACTTTTCGGAAGTATTTCAAGTGATATTTCTGCCTTAATTATGGAGAATTGTTTTGAGTATTTAGATGCTCCAGTGGTTAGAGTGGCGAGTTTAGAAAGTCCAATTCCATTCACGAAGGCATTAGAAGATCAATACTTGCCTCTAGGACGATTTGAAAAAGCATTATTAGACTTAATCGCTTATTAA